Proteins from one Cryptomeria japonica chromosome 4, Sugi_1.0, whole genome shotgun sequence genomic window:
- the LOC131079872 gene encoding probable disease resistance protein At4g33300: MAFVRSTDSCEMVDDSAYGVSGKPQFYVGLEKCFGELKGLLLHKDVSVIAVQSIGGGGKTTLALALCNDPQIKGYFNENVVFITVSQSPNLIGILETMWEKISGRKKPEFQNLEDEHKQLQQFILSQPKSTLVILDDVWSKVNLEILLFEGQGYKTVVTTRDSSNIPTTQTTRLYQLPLLCPEDALSLFCFWAFGRTSIPSSVEAKLVKEVQAGCGGLPLALKVIGSCLRGEPHDVWERAKDQISRGESISDYHKKGLIKLLEISIDSLNEVARECFLDLGLFPEDRKISADAVLDIWVYVRKLQWHDAFSVLSDFANRNLLNLTGTPRSRVAISYGSPSELYFSQHAVMRELALHLGCQDGVAHRKRFLMPRKEVSLPEKWEMLNHRACDVQLLSIQTGPMEANHWFQMNLPETEALLLFFTSNEYSLPPFLKSMKKLKFLMVFNYGTKRATVKGLDVLSSLTQLKSVRLESLIASPVLKESKEITSLEKLCLSLCEGFEYVSTFNSIKLRDFNLDHCSSLEEVPLSFCYMPSAQIWSISNCHLLKMLPYDLGNMNSLRMLRLSALPGLKELPASIGKLERLECLDISSCEGLRGLPEEIGQLKKLTDFDMRDCSRLMSLPRAVCELTSLKLVICDEKIGKQWLRAKNISIPELRVEIVEAHSSLEWLDD, translated from the exons ATGGCTTTTGTTCGTTCCACTGACAGTTGTGAAATGGTGGACGATAGCGCATATGGTGTTAGTGGGAAACCTCAGTTTTATGTGGGGCTGGAGAAATGTTTTGGAGAATTGAAGGGACTGTTGTTACATAAAGATGTATCAGTTATTGCCGTGCAATCCATTGGGGGTGGAGGGAAAACTACTCTGGCATTGGCTCTCTGCAATGATCCTCAAATCAAAG GATACTTCAACGAAAATGTGGTGTTCATCACCGTGTCACAGTCACCAAACTTGATAGGAATTTTAGAGACTATGTGGGAGAAGATTAGTGGAAGGAAGAAACCAGAATTTCAGAATTTGGAAGATGAACACAAGCAGCTGCAGCAATTTATTTTGAGTCAACCCAAGTCAACTCTTGTGATTTTGGATGATGTTTGGTCTAAAGTAAATTTGGAAATTTTGTTATTCGAAGGGCAGGGATACAAAACTGTTGTAACAACCAGAGACAGTTCTAATATCCCCACAACCCAGACTACTAGACTGTATCAGTTGCCATTGTTGTGCCCAGAGGATGCACTATCACTTTTCTGTTTCTGGGCCTTTGGACGGACATCAATTCCAAGCAGTGTAGAAGCTAAGCTTGTAAAGGAG GTGCAAGCAGGATGTGGCGGCCTGCCACTTGCTCTAAAGGTGATTGGAAGCTGTTTGCGTGGGGAACCACATGACGTTTGGGAGAGAGCAAAGGATCAGATTTCCAGAGGAGAATCCATATCAGATTATCACAAGAAAGGGCTAATTAAATTGTTGGAGATCAGTATCGATTCCTTAAATGAGGTAGCCAGGGAATGCTTCCTAGACTTAGGTTTATTTCCAGAGGACAGGAAAATTAGCGCTGATGCAGTTTTGGACATATGGGTTTATGTGCGGAAGCTGCAGTGGCATGATGCTTTTTCCGTCTTATCAGATTTTGCAAACAGAAACCTGTTGAATTTGACTGGAACTCCAAG GAGCAGAGTAGCAATCTCATATGGAAGTCCCTCGGAGCTGTACTTTTCTCAACACGCTGTAATGCGAGAATTGGCCCTCCATTTGGGTTGCCAAGACGGTGTAGCCCACAGGAAGAGGTTTTTAATGCCTAGGAAAGAGGTTAGCTTGCCAGAAAAGTGGGAGATGCTTAATCATAGAGCATGTGATGTTCAACTGTTGTCCATTCAGACAG GTCCTATGGAGGCAAATCACTGGTTTCAGATGAATTTACCTGAGACAGAGGCTCTCTTGTTATTCTTTACTTCAAATGAGTACtctcttcctccatttctgaaGTCTATGAAAAAGCTAAAATTTCTCATGGTATTCAATTATGGGACAAAGAGGGCAACAGTAAAAGGTCTAGATGTGCTGTCTTCACTAACTCAACTCAAGAGCGTCCGCTTGGAGAGTTTGATTGCATCCCCTGTTCTAAAAGAAAGCAAAGAAATAACGAGCTTAGAGAAGCTATGTTTAAGCTTATGCGAGGGGTTTGAATATGTATCCACATTCAACAGTATCAAGCTGCGAGATTTTAACCTTGATCACTGCAGCAGCTTGGAAGAGGTGCCCCTTAGTTTCTGTTATATGCCCTCTGCTCAGATATGGTCTATTAGCAACTGTCATCTGCTTAAGATGTTACCTTATGACCTTGGAAATATGAACTCTCTGAGAATGTTAAGGTTATCAGCTTTACCAGGCCTGAAAGAGCTTCCAGCATCAATTGGAAAACTCGAACGGTTGGAATGTCTAGACATTTCATCGTGTGAGGGGCTAAGAGGACTTCCAGAGGAGATTGGGCAACTAAAGAAATTGACAGATTTTGATATGAGAGACTGTTCTCGTTTGATGAGTTTACCAAGAGCTGTTTGTGAACTCACTTCCCTCAAGCTTGTTATCTGTGACGAGAAGATTGGGAAACAATGGTTGCGGGCAAAGAACATTTCTATTCCAGAGCTTAGGGTTGAAATTGTTGAAGCACACTCTAGTTTGGAGTGGCTCGATGATTAA